In Haladaptatus cibarius D43, the sequence ACTGGAAACGAAGGTTCGCTGTCTCGTCTTCGGCGCGGAAGAGGTCGGCCTGTTCGGCGCGTACCACTGGGCCGAAGCCCGCGACACGGATTCGGTGAAATGCATCTTCAACATGGACGGCGCGGGCTACTCCAGAACCGCGGACGTACACACCCACGGATTCGAAGCCATCGGCGAAGCGTTCGAAGAAGTGCGAGATGAACTCGGCGTCCCGGTCGAAATCAACACCGGCATCCGCCCGCACAGCGACCACTGGCCGTTCGTTCAGAAGGGTGTCGCAGGCGCACAAGCGCGCTCGATTGCGAAGGACAGCGGGCGCGGTTGGGGCCACACCCACGGCGACACGCTCGACAAACTCGACCGCCGCGACCTCCGCGACCTCGCCGTCGTCTTCACCGCCGGAGTCGTCAAACTCGCGGAAACAGACCGCGAAATCGAGCCGAAATCGGTCGCCGAAATCCGCGAGGCGACCGTCGAACAGGGATTCGAGGAGGGAATGCGCAACTCCGGCAGTTGGCCGTTCGATGATGGCAAAATCGACGCATCTGCAAACGCAACCGCGGAGGGCGACCGATGACGGTTCGACTCGATTACGATTCGTTCGACCTCGGCGGGATGACGTGGGAGGACGCGGAGGAGGCGATTCCGAACGCCGACTTCCTCGTCCTGCCGACCGGGAGCGTCGAACAGCACTCCATCCACCTGCCCGTCACGGTCGATACGCTTCGTGCCGAAACCCTCTCGCGCGAACTCGTGGAGGCCGCGCCGGAACGCGACCTGTCGATGGTTCGACTGCCGACTCTTCCCTACGGCTACTCCGAACACCACATGAACTACGCCGGGACGATTACCCTCTCCGGCGAGACGTACATGCGCGTCGTCGAGGAAATCGCGCAGTCGATGTCGGAACACGGCGCGAAGCGACTCGTCCTGCTCAACTGCCACGGCGGGAATCGCTCCCCGCTGAAACTCGCTGGCGACCGTATCCAGCGCGACCACGGCGTGAAGGTGTTTTTCGTCCACTGGACGGATTTCGCCCGCGACAGGCTGAAAGATCGGTTCGGCGAGGAGTGGGGCCACGCGGGCGACCACGAAACCAGCGTCATCGAACTGTTCTATCCCGACCTCGTGAAAGCCGACAAAAAGGAACCACAGACCCGAAAAACCCGATTCGAGGCCCGACAGTACACCTACTTCGACGACATCACAGAACAGGGTGGACTTGGCGACCCGACGGAGTCGGACGCCGAGTTCTTGGAGCAAATCGTGGCGGAGACGACCGAAAAAATCCTCTCGGCGCTGGAATCGGATATGGAACAGGAAGAGTAATTCCCGACGACTACTCCATACTCCAGCGAACGACCTGCTCCGCTCCGGAGTCGGTGTAGGATAGCTGTACCGACGTGCCGAACGACGAAACGACTTCTTCCGGAACTTCGAACGCAACCGTGGTGGTAGCCGACCCGCCGGAGTCCACGGACGACGAAACGAACTGCTGCCAGTTTTCGGTGGCGGGTTCGGCCACGTCGTACTGCTCGTCGTTCGCCTGTACTGACACCGTCGCGCCCTCGGGCAACGATTGGGACGCCTGTGCCGTGTTTTGCGTTTCGAACGTCACGAGCAAGAACGTGTTTCCGTCGCTGGATTCCGCGGTCGTTCCGCCGTGGTCGTAGGTATCGGACGCGTCGGCCTCCGTGACGGCAACGTCGAGTCCGTCGGAGACGGACGCGGATTCACCGAACGCGACGGTTCGCGTCTCGCCGGTCGTCGTGGACGAGTCCGACGTGGTCGTCTCATCCGTCGTCCCGTCTGCCGTGGTTTCGCTCGTCGTCGCGTCTCCCGTCGTGGTACCTTCTGCCTCGGTCGTCCCGGTCATCTCACCCGAGGGTGGTGTCGTGGTCGATTGCTCCGTTCCGGTCGTGGTCGAACCAGTGTCGTCCCCGTCGGAGGAACACCCCGCGAGAAGAACCGCGCTTGTCGTAGCGATAAACGTGCGACGCTTCATGTCGCTTCGGCGGTTTCCGTCCAAAGTATAATTCACTATTGGCCGCAGAAATAGCATCAATTACCGATGTGTTTCTAAGAATAAATATAACTATTTGGAGCAGTCCTAAATTCAATCAGACGACAGATATGACAACGTCGTCCGTCGCCACCGAACCCTCGTCGTCGGTCACGCGAAGCATGACTCGGAACTCCCCGCACTCGGTCGGGGAGAGTTCGGCGGACTGTCCATTGGTTTCGAACGCGCCATCGTCGTCGGTGTCCCACGCGTATTCCACGATGTCGCCGTCGCCGTCCTCAGATGCGGAGGCGTCGAACGTCACTGTCTCACCTCGCTCTACTGAATTTCCACCGGCGTCGCTCTGAATCCGCGCGACTGGTGGTTCGTTCTGGTCGTCGCTGCCATCGTCGCCTTCGTCACCGTTTCCGCCGTCCTCGTCGTCTCCACCGTCTTCACCATCCTCGTCGCCGTCGTTTCCATCTCCACCCGCAGTCAACAGTTCCTCTTCCACGAGTTGCTGGACGAGTTTGGCGTGCCACTGCACTCGTTTGCCGATTTCCGTGTCCTTGGAGGTAACTTCCACGAGGAACGCGTCGGCACCCGCGTCGCGCGCGGCCTTGTGGCTGAGCAGTCCGGTCGGTTCGCTCGAAGGTGAGGAGAACGCGCCGACCGAAAACGTGTAGTTGTCGCGCGAAACGTAGTTTCGGTTCAGGTATTGAGCGGCCGCTCTGGCGTCGTCGGACGCCGATTCGTCCCACGAGGTGAAGATGACTTGCCCGACGCCGCCGACCAAGTCACCGTCGTAGATGCCGATGGATTCGTGCAGGTCGATGACCACGTCCGGGTCGTACTCCTCGACGACGCCCCAAATGGCGCGAGCGAGTTCCGTCTCGGGTTCCGACCCCGACGGGAACTGTCGGTTGAGGTCGCTCTCGCCGCTCGCGGTGCGCGCGTCCGCTGCAACCGCTTCCGCGTTGGCTCTCGGAATCGTCACCAACGTTCCGCGTTCGATGTTCCACTGGGCGATTTTCTCAGCGGCCAGATAGCCCGCTTCTTCGTTGCCGTGCATCCCACCGACGACCAGTGCGGTCGGCCCGGATTCGCTCGCGGTCGTTACGTGCACCTCGGTTGCGTCGGCGGTGCCGCTCATGAGCGTGAACGAATCGCGCGCGAGGTCGTCTCCGTTTTGGCCGTGCGTCTGTGCCACACCGAGTCCGAGGAGTCCTGTGCATCCGGCAGCAGTCAGAAACGTGCGTCGTGTCGTGGTCATGTATGCTCACCCCGGATGTAGAAAGCCTAGGTTATCTTTTTTGGGGTTTGTTCAAAATTATGTGGAAAAGATATACAATTAGCAAATAATAATCCGAATACAGTAACTATTCATTCATACTCTACAAATATTCATAATGAATTATACTGTTGGTATTTTTCTGTTTCGACCGTATTTTCACTCATTTGCCACCGGAATTCGTTCGAGAAACTGCGGATAGCTGATTCGGTTTCTCACGGCACAAAGTAGGCCGAGAATGCGGAACCGAGGACAGTCCCGCCACCCCACCACAGAAGCATATTTCCGCTTCCGACGGCGTTTTCGACGAGTGCGCCGAGCAGCGACCCATCGAGGCAAATCCAATCGTCGCGGCGTCTCGTCCGTCGATTCTCATCGTCACCGGCCGAATCTGTCTTTCGGCACCGCGGGGTTCGTCCGGATTTCGAACCGTGCGCCGCCGGTTTCGCTCCCCGCTACCGCAATCGACCATCCATGTGAATCGATGAGGCTCTCGACGATGGCCAGTCCGAATCCGGTTCCGTTCTTCTGCGTCGTGTGGCCCATCTCGAACACCTTGTCGCGTATTTCCGCCGGAATCCCGCTTCCGTCGTCCTCGACGAACAATCCGTTTTTCGTTGCACCGACGGTGATGGTTTCCGCCTCGCCGTGTTCGATTGCGTTTCGGAACAGGTTCTCGAAGACGTGTGCCAGCAAATCCGGATAGCCGTCGAGGATGCGGTCGTCGGTTCGCGCGAGTTTCACTGCCTCGGTTTCGACGTTCGACCACGCGCTTTCGGTCAGGTTGCTCAGTCGAACCGGTTCTTTGTCCCGTCCCTCAGTGCCGTACTGCATCAGGGTGAGCGCGCCGTCGATGATGGCCTCCATCCGCAAAAGCGAAGAAAGGATGTCATCGAGATAGTCGTCGTCGGTGTCCATCGCCAGCATCTTCGCCGACCCCTGTGCCACGGCGAGCGGATTGCGAAGGTCGTGGGAGAGAAGTTTAGCGAATTCCTGTAGTTCCTCGGTTCGCTGGTTTGATTTCAGTTCCGCAACCTTTCTCTGTGTAATGTTCTCATGTGCGACGACGAGGTAGTCGTTACCGCGCGACTCGAATCGACTCGCGTGCATCAGAAACCAGCGTTTCGATTCGGGCGAATGGCACGGATATTCGAACGAAAACGATTCTCGCTCTCCGTCGAGGATTTCTCGAAGCCCCGCAATCGCGGTTCGAGCATACTCGTCGTTTGCTTCCGCACAGATGTCGATGTAGTTGTCTCCGACCGTGTCGGCAGGCGGTCGAATATCGTTGGCCCGGCCGAACTCCTGCCACGCCCGGTTCGAAGCGAGTATCGTCGCATCCGAATCGAGGATGGCGACGTTGAGCGTGAGGGAGTCGAGTGCCGGGCCGAGAAGGTTCCCCGGAATCTGCATCTGTTTTTTCATCACTCGATTGAAGTACCTATAGTTTTGCCCTTCAGAAGAAAGCAGTCACAACTTAGGTGCCTAACTGGTCGTTCAATCCCCACTCCTCAGCGCGACGTTGGGCCTCCTCGCGCGCCTGTTCTCGAATCGCGTCGATTTTCTCGTCATTTTCGAGGAACGCTTCCACCGCGCTGGGCGGGTCGTCTGTCTCTCCATCCGAAGTGAGACGGTTTCGTTCCGTCGGTGCTTGCTCTCGCGTCCGGTCGGCTAACTCCGGGTCGCCTGCCAACCGCTTGGCGGGCATTCCCGGCGGAATTTCCCAGTCGTACTCGTTCCGTTCTCCGCCTTCGACTGAAGCGAGTTCGTCACCGGACAGTCGAAATAGGTCGATGCTGTACGGCCCGGGCATGGCGAGGTCAGCGAGTGCAACCGAACCGCCACGATTCGTTCCCGTGTGATACACGAGATTCGGAATACCGGCCTCGAAAGTGATGATACCGTGACCCTCGGCGTCCAACAGGAGCGAATCCTGCGGTTCGAAGACGGCGTATCCGGTCAGTTCGCGCTCCAGCACGGTTTCGAGCATCGTCGCCGGATGGCTGACGACGCGGGAGCGAACGAGTTCGCCGCGCGGGAGGTTCATGGCGAGTCGGGGATGACGGCGCTCCGGAAGCGTTCCGCAACGCCCGCGGAATCACCCGAACGAACGTCGAGGGTGCTGGCCGCGTTCTTGTACGCCTGTGCCGCCGGACTGTCGGGTGCGTGTGCCAGCAGTGGTTTTCCCGCTTGTCGCGCCGCGCGCGCGGCGTCGTCGTTGGGAACTGTGGCGAGCGTCGGCCCGCCGAAATAACGTTCGCTCTTGTCGGCAATTGCGGCCACGTTCTCGTCGTCGTGGACTTTGTTGAACAGTACGCCCGCGGTTCCGGTGCCGTAGGAGCGAGCGTACTCTTGAACCTTCAGACCGTCGCTCAGCGACGGAATCGTCGGTTGGAGGACGACGACGATTCGGTCAGCGAGGACAATGGGGAGAATCGCGTTTTTACTGCCGAGAGCCGCAGGTGAGTCGAGCAGAAGAACGTCGGTTTCGGCGGCGAGTGTGGCCACCACGTCCTGTAATCGGTCGGGGTCGGCGCGTTCGAACGCGGACAAACTGGTACCACAGGGAACGACGCGCATCCCGAACCGTTCGTAGACGGCGTCCTCGACGGGTGCGTCGGCGTCCTCGATGAGAAGGTCGTGAAGCGTCGTCTCCACGTCGGTTAGCCCCGCGTGAAACAACATATTCGCCATTCCCGTGTCGGCGTCCACGACCGTCACGTCGTACTCTTCCGACAAGGCCATTCCGAGCGAGAGCGTGCTCGTGGTCTTCCCAGTTCCTCCTTTGCCGCTCGCAACCGCAAACGCCTCGACCATTGCTCCATACTCGGTTCGTCATCCGTTAAAAAATCATCCACTTCGTCGGCAGGGAAATCGGTGGTTTGGATGTGTGGAGGGCCGATAGTGTATCAACCGAATCTGAAACGCGCAGATGACACACCGAGCGTCAGCGGGAAAATTCGGGGGAGGGAGGGGTTGTCGGTACTGGTATCGGTAGCGATACGGTAGGGATGCACGAGGAAGCGACCGACGGCGACGCGAGTGGGGTGTCGCAGAGTGCATCGAGATGCTCCTACACTGGTTGAGTGGCGGTGACCAGTTGTGGAGTGGTGCGTTGGAATCGGTCGTTTGTCCGTTTCTCGT encodes:
- a CDS encoding nucleotide-binding protein, encoding MVEAFAVASGKGGTGKTTSTLSLGMALSEEYDVTVVDADTGMANMLFHAGLTDVETTLHDLLIEDADAPVEDAVYERFGMRVVPCGTSLSAFERADPDRLQDVVATLAAETDVLLLDSPAALGSKNAILPIVLADRIVVVLQPTIPSLSDGLKVQEYARSYGTGTAGVLFNKVHDDENVAAIADKSERYFGGPTLATVPNDDAARAARQAGKPLLAHAPDSPAAQAYKNAASTLDVRSGDSAGVAERFRSAVIPDSP
- a CDS encoding creatininase family protein, with translation MTVRLDYDSFDLGGMTWEDAEEAIPNADFLVLPTGSVEQHSIHLPVTVDTLRAETLSRELVEAAPERDLSMVRLPTLPYGYSEHHMNYAGTITLSGETYMRVVEEIAQSMSEHGAKRLVLLNCHGGNRSPLKLAGDRIQRDHGVKVFFVHWTDFARDRLKDRFGEEWGHAGDHETSVIELFYPDLVKADKKEPQTRKTRFEARQYTYFDDITEQGGLGDPTESDAEFLEQIVAETTEKILSALESDMEQEE
- a CDS encoding DUF4352 domain-containing protein, whose protein sequence is MKRRTFIATTSAVLLAGCSSDGDDTGSTTTGTEQSTTTPPSGEMTGTTEAEGTTTGDATTSETTADGTTDETTTSDSSTTTGETRTVAFGESASVSDGLDVAVTEADASDTYDHGGTTAESSDGNTFLLVTFETQNTAQASQSLPEGATVSVQANDEQYDVAEPATENWQQFVSSSVDSGGSATTTVAFEVPEEVVSSFGTSVQLSYTDSGAEQVVRWSME
- a CDS encoding PAS domain-containing sensor histidine kinase gives rise to the protein MKKQMQIPGNLLGPALDSLTLNVAILDSDATILASNRAWQEFGRANDIRPPADTVGDNYIDICAEANDEYARTAIAGLREILDGERESFSFEYPCHSPESKRWFLMHASRFESRGNDYLVVAHENITQRKVAELKSNQRTEELQEFAKLLSHDLRNPLAVAQGSAKMLAMDTDDDYLDDILSSLLRMEAIIDGALTLMQYGTEGRDKEPVRLSNLTESAWSNVETEAVKLARTDDRILDGYPDLLAHVFENLFRNAIEHGEAETITVGATKNGLFVEDDGSGIPAEIRDKVFEMGHTTQKNGTGFGLAIVESLIDSHGWSIAVAGSETGGARFEIRTNPAVPKDRFGR
- a CDS encoding PKD domain-containing protein, which gives rise to MTTTRRTFLTAAGCTGLLGLGVAQTHGQNGDDLARDSFTLMSGTADATEVHVTTASESGPTALVVGGMHGNEEAGYLAAEKIAQWNIERGTLVTIPRANAEAVAADARTASGESDLNRQFPSGSEPETELARAIWGVVEEYDPDVVIDLHESIGIYDGDLVGGVGQVIFTSWDESASDDARAAAQYLNRNYVSRDNYTFSVGAFSSPSSEPTGLLSHKAARDAGADAFLVEVTSKDTEIGKRVQWHAKLVQQLVEEELLTAGGDGNDGDEDGEDGGDDEDGGNGDEGDDGSDDQNEPPVARIQSDAGGNSVERGETVTFDASASEDGDGDIVEYAWDTDDDGAFETNGQSAELSPTECGEFRVMLRVTDDEGSVATDDVVISVV